The proteins below come from a single Nostoc sp. KVJ3 genomic window:
- a CDS encoding TetR/AcrR family transcriptional regulator: MRVFNSSPPSEAQTRTRILQAAQRLFASQGFDGTTTRDLAQTAGVAEGTLFRHFPNKKAILVEVATNGWVEILTDLLTELSEMGSYKAVAQVMRRRMWNFQKNADLMRVCFMEVQFHPDLRDRIQLEVITKMTDVGEAFFQTAMDKGIYRQTDAKLVAKVFLGMFAIAGFSNNTLIEPDASPQQMQEMAEGLADIFLNGVLVKE; encoded by the coding sequence ATGCGAGTTTTTAATTCTTCCCCACCCTCAGAGGCTCAGACGCGCACCCGGATTTTACAGGCAGCACAACGGTTGTTTGCCTCTCAGGGATTTGACGGTACTACCACCCGTGATTTAGCTCAGACGGCAGGTGTAGCTGAAGGCACGTTATTTCGTCATTTTCCCAATAAAAAAGCAATTTTGGTAGAAGTAGCGACGAATGGCTGGGTAGAAATTTTAACCGATTTGCTAACAGAATTAAGTGAAATGGGCAGCTATAAAGCGGTGGCTCAAGTGATGCGTCGCCGGATGTGGAACTTTCAAAAAAATGCTGATTTAATGCGCGTTTGTTTTATGGAAGTGCAGTTTCACCCCGATTTACGCGATCGCATCCAATTAGAAGTCATTACCAAAATGACCGATGTCGGTGAAGCATTCTTTCAAACAGCGATGGATAAAGGCATTTATCGCCAAACGGACGCAAAGCTAGTTGCTAAAGTTTTCTTGGGAATGTTTGCGATCGCAGGTTTTTCTAACAACACCCTAATCGAACCTGACGCTTCCCCCCAACAAATGCAAGAAATGGCTGAAGGACTCGCTGATATCTTTCTTAATGGTGTCTTGGTTAAAGAGTGA
- a CDS encoding M16 family metallopeptidase, giving the protein MALIVFWWGLLPEIALAQTQTAPPQEAKTQTPSVQSSIQPYLDRVIKQLTEFRLDNGLKFIVLERHEAPVVSFLTYADVGGVDESDGKTGVAHFLEHLAFKGTTRIGTQNYKAEKPLLEKLQQLDTQIKTAKADGKKDEAVRLEAEFKQVESQAGKLVKQNELGQIVEQAGGVGLNANTSTEATRYFYSFPANKLELWMSLESERFLDPVISREFYKEKDVILEERRMRVENSPIGLMLEKFIGTAYKVHPYKRPVIGYDQDIRNLTPDDVQNFFDTHYVPSNLAIAIVGDVNATQVKKLAQIYFGRYQAKTKAVEQIPVEPPQKQTREVTLQLASQPWYLEGYHRPAITHPDNAVYEIIGSLLSDGRTSRLYKSLVEKQRLALSAQGYSGFPGDKYPNLIFFYALTAPGHTVDEVAVALRQEIDKLKTEPVAAVDLERVKTQARAGLLRTLNSNMGMAQQLLEYEVKTGSWRNLFKQLDDISAVTTADIVRVAKETFTPGNRTIGKLLSKEG; this is encoded by the coding sequence TTGGCTTTGATCGTTTTCTGGTGGGGACTACTACCAGAAATTGCTTTGGCTCAAACTCAAACTGCACCTCCTCAAGAAGCCAAAACTCAAACTCCATCAGTTCAAAGTTCGATCCAACCTTATCTGGATCGAGTCATTAAACAATTAACGGAGTTTCGCCTCGACAATGGTTTAAAATTCATTGTTTTGGAACGACATGAAGCGCCTGTGGTTTCTTTTCTTACTTATGCGGATGTCGGTGGGGTGGATGAGTCAGATGGTAAAACTGGTGTAGCTCACTTTTTAGAACATTTGGCGTTTAAAGGTACAACGCGCATTGGTACACAAAATTACAAAGCCGAAAAACCTCTATTAGAAAAATTGCAGCAGTTAGATACTCAAATTAAAACAGCAAAAGCCGATGGCAAAAAAGACGAAGCTGTGCGGTTGGAAGCTGAGTTTAAACAAGTAGAATCACAAGCAGGTAAGCTTGTCAAGCAAAATGAACTAGGGCAAATTGTCGAACAAGCCGGAGGTGTGGGTTTAAATGCCAATACTTCAACCGAAGCCACCCGTTATTTTTACAGTTTTCCTGCTAATAAGCTGGAACTCTGGATGTCGTTGGAGTCGGAACGATTTCTCGATCCGGTAATTAGTCGTGAGTTTTATAAAGAGAAAGATGTAATTTTAGAAGAACGACGGATGCGGGTGGAGAATTCACCCATTGGACTGATGCTAGAAAAATTTATCGGTACTGCTTATAAAGTGCATCCCTACAAGCGTCCAGTGATTGGTTATGACCAAGATATTCGCAATCTGACACCGGATGATGTGCAGAATTTTTTTGATACTCACTATGTACCAAGTAATTTAGCGATCGCTATTGTCGGAGATGTTAACGCGACTCAGGTGAAAAAACTAGCGCAAATTTATTTTGGCCGCTATCAAGCAAAAACCAAAGCTGTTGAACAAATCCCGGTGGAACCACCACAAAAACAAACACGGGAAGTTACTTTACAGCTAGCTTCTCAACCCTGGTATTTAGAAGGTTATCATCGTCCGGCAATTACTCATCCAGATAATGCAGTCTATGAAATCATTGGCAGTTTATTAAGTGATGGACGCACGTCGCGGTTATATAAGTCTTTGGTAGAAAAGCAGCGTTTGGCACTAAGCGCTCAAGGTTACAGTGGATTTCCTGGAGATAAGTATCCAAACTTAATCTTTTTCTATGCTCTCACGGCTCCTGGTCATACAGTTGATGAAGTGGCGGTGGCTTTGCGCCAAGAGATTGACAAATTAAAAACTGAACCTGTAGCGGCGGTTGATTTGGAACGGGTGAAAACCCAAGCACGGGCGGGTTTGTTGCGTACCCTGAATTCAAATATGGGGATGGCTCAACAATTGTTGGAATATGAGGTAAAAACTGGCTCTTGGCGGAATTTGTTTAAGCAGTTGGATGATATTTCGGCGGTGACGACGGCTGATATTGTGCGAGTGGCGAAGGAGACTTTTACGCCGGGGAATCGCACGATTGGGAAGTTGTTGTCGAAGGAAGGATAA
- a CDS encoding M16 family metallopeptidase has translation MKRHKMKGKRRMALKIKNGKGLIYALVAVFACLLLTCNFSLAATVEAKHYTELQLPALPEIKIPKYERFVLQNGLVVYLMEDRELPLVNGTAFVRTGNRLEPMEKVGLAGFTGAVMRTGGTKQHSADELNQILEQRAASVEASIGEGSGSASFDALSEDLETVFGLFAEVLRSPAFAQEKLDLAKTQAKGGIARRNDNPNGIANREFKKLIYGKDSPYSRTIEYATVDRIEREDLIEFYQQYFHPNNIILGIVGDFDSQKMRSLIQAKFGDWNRNPGIAKPKLPDVSPANTGGVFFVNQPQLTQSNVLLGHLGGRFDSPDYATLDVLNGVLNGFGGRLFNEVRSRQGLAYSVYGQWSPRYDYPGMFIAGGQTRSDATVQFVKALQAEIKRTQTQRVTAKELAYAKESTLNSFVFNFQDPSQTLSRLMRYEYYGYPADFLFRYQKAVAATTAADVQRVAREYLKPEKIVTLVVGNQAAIQPPLTQLAAKVTPIDVTIPGSQPQAKK, from the coding sequence ATGAAGAGGCACAAGATGAAGGGTAAAAGGCGGATGGCTTTGAAAATCAAGAATGGGAAGGGGTTAATTTATGCATTGGTTGCTGTTTTTGCGTGTTTACTTTTAACTTGTAATTTTTCTCTGGCGGCGACGGTTGAGGCAAAGCACTATACTGAGTTGCAGCTACCGGCGCTACCTGAGATTAAGATACCGAAATATGAGCGGTTTGTTCTCCAAAATGGCTTGGTTGTCTATTTAATGGAGGATCGCGAATTGCCTTTGGTGAATGGGACGGCGTTTGTCAGAACAGGGAATCGCTTGGAACCAATGGAGAAGGTTGGGTTAGCGGGTTTTACTGGCGCGGTAATGCGAACTGGGGGAACTAAGCAACATTCGGCTGATGAACTCAATCAGATATTGGAACAACGGGCGGCATCTGTGGAAGCTAGTATTGGTGAAGGTTCTGGTAGTGCTAGCTTTGATGCATTGAGTGAAGATTTAGAAACGGTGTTTGGGCTATTTGCTGAGGTGCTGCGATCGCCAGCATTTGCTCAAGAAAAGCTAGATTTGGCGAAAACTCAAGCTAAGGGTGGTATTGCCCGTCGCAATGATAATCCGAATGGGATTGCCAATCGAGAATTTAAAAAATTGATCTATGGGAAAGATAGTCCATACTCTCGCACTATAGAGTATGCAACGGTGGATCGGATTGAGCGTGAGGATTTGATCGAGTTTTATCAGCAATATTTCCACCCTAATAATATAATTTTGGGGATTGTGGGCGATTTTGACTCTCAGAAAATGCGATCGCTAATTCAAGCTAAGTTTGGCGACTGGAATCGTAACCCAGGGATTGCTAAACCCAAGTTACCAGACGTTTCGCCAGCTAATACAGGTGGAGTCTTTTTTGTTAATCAACCACAACTAACCCAAAGTAATGTGCTTCTCGGCCATTTAGGCGGACGGTTTGACAGTCCCGATTATGCAACACTGGATGTCTTGAATGGGGTGTTAAATGGATTTGGAGGACGCTTATTTAATGAAGTGCGATCGCGCCAAGGTTTAGCTTACTCTGTCTATGGCCAATGGAGTCCCCGCTACGATTATCCTGGGATGTTTATTGCTGGTGGACAAACGCGATCGGATGCTACCGTGCAGTTTGTCAAAGCCTTACAAGCTGAAATCAAGCGTACCCAAACTCAAAGAGTCACAGCAAAAGAACTGGCTTATGCTAAAGAATCTACTCTCAACTCCTTTGTATTCAACTTTCAAGATCCCAGCCAAACCTTATCACGGTTGATGCGATACGAATATTACGGCTATCCCGCTGATTTCCTCTTTCGCTATCAAAAAGCCGTCGCCGCCACCACAGCTGCTGATGTACAACGGGTAGCACGAGAATACCTCAAGCCAGAAAAGATTGTGACTCTAGTGGTGGGGAATCAAGCCGCCATTCAACCGCCATTGACGCAGCTAGCAGCAAAGGTGACACCAATCGATGTAACGATTCCTGGTTCGCAACCACAGGCGAAGAAGTAA
- a CDS encoding ATP-binding cassette domain-containing protein — protein MPQNNQTAVEFRNVTFSRNHRPLVSNLNFTIRQGEALVLLGRSGSGKTTTMKLINRLFIPTQGEVLFDSIPTTEWDEIKLRRKIGYVIQEIGLFPHFTVERNVGLVPSLEGWQPKQIKTRVYELLQLIGLEPAQFAGRYPHELSGGQRQRVGVARALAADPPVLLMDEPFGALDPITRLELQQEFRRLQQELGKTVVFVTHDIQEALVLASRIGLMYGGELVVLGTTDEFMRSQHPESLAFLKCLRSFPENL, from the coding sequence ATGCCGCAAAATAACCAAACTGCTGTTGAATTCCGCAATGTCACCTTTAGCCGCAATCATCGCCCCTTGGTGTCAAATCTCAATTTCACCATCCGCCAGGGAGAAGCACTGGTATTACTTGGACGCAGTGGTAGCGGCAAAACCACAACAATGAAGTTAATTAATCGCCTATTCATACCGACACAAGGCGAAGTTTTATTTGATAGCATTCCCACAACTGAATGGGATGAAATTAAACTGCGGCGAAAAATTGGTTACGTCATTCAAGAAATTGGTTTATTTCCTCATTTTACAGTTGAACGTAATGTGGGTTTAGTCCCCTCTTTGGAAGGTTGGCAACCAAAACAAATTAAAACGCGCGTCTATGAATTGTTGCAATTAATTGGTTTAGAACCAGCACAATTTGCAGGGCGTTACCCGCACGAACTTTCGGGGGGACAAAGGCAAAGAGTCGGTGTAGCTAGGGCTTTAGCAGCAGATCCGCCAGTGTTGTTGATGGATGAACCCTTTGGCGCACTCGATCCGATTACGCGTCTAGAACTGCAACAAGAGTTTCGGCGTTTGCAGCAAGAATTAGGCAAAACAGTTGTGTTTGTCACCCACGATATTCAAGAAGCTTTGGTTTTGGCATCAAGAATTGGTTTAATGTATGGCGGAGAATTGGTAGTATTAGGGACAACAGATGAATTTATGCGATCGCAACACCCAGAAAGTCTAGCCTTTCTTAAATGTCTGCGTTCCTTCCCAGAAAATTTATGA
- a CDS encoding ABC transporter permease, whose product MKNFFLVKYAPEILQHTLEHLFLVGIAIGIAILVGIPLGILITRKTYLRQPILVIANIFQTIPSLALFGLLIPIAGIGAVPAIIALTVYSLLPIIRNTYTGIAGVDPAIREAGRGMGMTDRQLLLQVEIPLAMGVILAGVRVATVIGIGIATIAAAIGAGGLGVFIFRGISVVNNQLILAGAVPAAVIALLADFAIGWLENKLKIKS is encoded by the coding sequence ATGAAAAATTTCTTCCTCGTTAAGTATGCCCCAGAAATTCTTCAGCATACTCTCGAACACTTATTTTTGGTCGGTATCGCTATTGGAATTGCTATACTTGTAGGCATTCCTTTAGGCATTTTGATTACACGCAAAACTTATCTCCGCCAACCAATTCTCGTCATAGCAAATATTTTTCAAACTATTCCTAGTTTGGCGCTATTTGGTTTACTCATTCCGATTGCCGGAATTGGTGCAGTACCTGCAATTATTGCCCTCACTGTATATTCTTTACTGCCGATAATTCGTAACACTTACACAGGTATTGCTGGTGTAGATCCAGCGATTCGAGAAGCTGGGAGAGGCATGGGAATGACAGATAGACAATTGTTATTACAAGTTGAGATTCCCTTGGCGATGGGAGTAATTCTGGCAGGGGTACGAGTAGCAACGGTAATTGGCATTGGTATTGCAACTATTGCAGCCGCAATTGGTGCTGGTGGTTTGGGAGTTTTTATTTTTCGCGGCATATCAGTAGTGAACAATCAGCTAATTTTAGCTGGTGCAGTACCGGCAGCAGTAATTGCATTACTGGCTGACTTTGCAATTGGCTGGTTGGAGAATAAATTAAAGATTAAAAGTTAA
- a CDS encoding glycine betaine ABC transporter substrate-binding protein translates to MKRFLALCFLACALLLAITSCTPHINSSSDGNIIVASKDFTEQDILGELLAQQIEATTNLKVSRRPRLGGSFVCHSAITAGKIDAYIEYTGTAFTAILKQKTVNDPKEVYKILKQAYSQQFNLEVMPSLGFENTFAMIIRGDDAKRYNIQTLSEATQYTPRWRGGFGYEFLEREDGFAGLAKTYNLRFVKSPQIMDLGLIYRALIQKQVDMVAGNSTDGQISRLGLFVLKDDKHYFPPYETVPIVRQEILKKYPQLRTAIASLAGKISADEMRQLNYLVEGELRDVKDVVQEFRKSKGLK, encoded by the coding sequence ATGAAAAGATTTTTAGCATTGTGCTTTTTAGCTTGTGCTTTGTTATTAGCAATTACTAGCTGCACACCACATATAAATAGTAGTAGTGATGGCAATATTATTGTTGCTTCCAAAGATTTTACTGAACAAGATATTTTAGGTGAACTTTTAGCACAACAAATTGAGGCAACAACTAATTTAAAAGTATCTCGCCGCCCTCGTTTAGGTGGTTCTTTTGTTTGTCATAGTGCAATTACTGCTGGCAAAATTGATGCTTATATTGAATATACGGGGACAGCTTTTACTGCAATTTTAAAGCAAAAGACAGTTAACGATCCTAAAGAAGTTTATAAAATATTAAAACAAGCATACTCCCAGCAATTCAATTTAGAAGTGATGCCAAGCTTAGGTTTTGAAAACACTTTTGCGATGATTATCCGGGGTGATGATGCTAAACGCTACAACATTCAAACTCTCTCTGAGGCTACTCAATATACACCGCGGTGGCGCGGCGGTTTTGGCTACGAGTTTTTAGAACGAGAAGATGGTTTTGCTGGATTAGCTAAGACTTACAATCTACGTTTTGTGAAATCACCCCAAATCATGGACTTGGGCTTAATATATCGTGCTTTAATTCAAAAACAGGTAGATATGGTGGCGGGAAATTCTACCGATGGGCAGATTTCTCGGTTGGGTTTATTTGTTTTAAAAGATGATAAACATTATTTTCCACCTTACGAAACTGTGCCAATTGTTCGACAAGAAATATTAAAAAAATATCCTCAGTTAAGAACTGCGATCGCTTCCCTCGCTGGAAAGATTTCGGCAGATGAAATGCGGCAGTTAAACTATTTAGTTGAGGGAGAATTACGTGATGTTAAAGATGTTGTCCAGGAGTTTCGCAAATCGAAAGGATTAAAATAA
- a CDS encoding Uma2 family endonuclease produces the protein MDTVITPQRIELPPGAVLKLLGNWQDYHVLSQQLADRSSPRIKYRRGEILLMAPLPEHGRDASLLADIAKVLLDHLEQSYESFTPITMSLPEISGIEPDYSFYIENCRAVVGKKRIDWESDPPPDLAIEIDVTSYTDINDYLPYRVPEVWILKKNRLLIYRLLLESYVLTESIYFPNVREIVQQCFQMANEQTTSEVIRWLKNFLRGQQ, from the coding sequence ATGGATACCGTCATTACACCACAAAGAATAGAGTTACCACCTGGCGCAGTGTTGAAACTGTTGGGAAACTGGCAAGATTATCACGTATTGAGTCAGCAATTAGCCGATCGTTCCTCGCCTCGGATTAAATATCGCAGAGGAGAAATTTTGCTAATGGCACCATTACCAGAACATGGAAGAGATGCAAGCTTATTGGCAGATATTGCTAAAGTTCTGCTAGATCATTTAGAGCAAAGCTACGAATCATTTACGCCCATCACCATGAGCTTGCCAGAAATTAGTGGTATTGAACCAGACTATTCTTTTTACATTGAAAATTGCAGAGCAGTAGTAGGTAAAAAAAGAATTGATTGGGAATCAGATCCACCACCAGATTTAGCAATTGAAATAGATGTGACAAGCTACACCGACATTAATGATTACTTACCTTATCGAGTGCCAGAAGTCTGGATATTAAAAAAGAATCGGTTATTAATTTATAGATTACTCCTAGAAAGTTATGTACTTACAGAAAGCATCTACTTTCCTAACGTCAGAGAAATTGTGCAGCAGTGTTTTCAAATGGCCAATGAGCAAACAACAAGTGAAGTCATAAGGTGGTTAAAGAACTTTTTGCGTGGACAACAGTAG
- a CDS encoding phytochelatin synthase family protein, whose translation MLLKVSKTFFQALTIGLCISSGSVLPQTLPLSPNLVGFNTPEGEKLLVESKSKEDFFPLSMQFITQNNQAYCGIASMVMVLNGLQIPAPEAPQYKPYRVFTQENFFSNDNTKKVLSPEVVSHQGMTLDQLGEFLASYGVKVNVYHASDTNLEQFRKQAAENLKQPQNFVLVNYLRKAIGQEKGGHISPIAAYNEQTDRFLILDVSRYKYPPVWVKTADLWKAMLTTDSSSNKSRGFVFVSKSP comes from the coding sequence ATGTTACTAAAAGTCAGTAAAACATTTTTCCAAGCTTTAACTATTGGATTGTGCATCTCTAGTGGAAGTGTTCTTCCTCAAACATTACCACTTTCCCCTAACTTAGTAGGTTTTAATACCCCTGAAGGCGAAAAATTATTAGTTGAGAGTAAATCAAAAGAAGATTTTTTCCCACTGAGTATGCAATTCATCACTCAAAACAATCAGGCATATTGTGGTATTGCTAGTATGGTTATGGTCTTGAATGGTCTACAAATTCCAGCACCAGAAGCACCCCAATACAAGCCATATCGAGTATTTACTCAAGAAAACTTTTTTAGCAATGATAATACAAAAAAAGTGCTAAGTCCTGAAGTTGTTTCCCACCAAGGCATGACTCTAGACCAATTAGGAGAATTTTTAGCTAGCTATGGTGTTAAAGTTAATGTTTACCACGCTAGCGACACTAACTTAGAACAGTTCCGCAAACAAGCAGCAGAAAATTTAAAACAGCCGCAAAATTTTGTTTTAGTAAACTATTTACGCAAAGCAATCGGTCAAGAAAAAGGTGGGCATATTTCCCCTATAGCAGCATATAACGAACAAACAGATAGATTTTTAATTCTTGATGTTTCTCGTTATAAGTATCCACCAGTTTGGGTAAAAACAGCAGATTTATGGAAAGCAATGCTTACAACTGATTCTTCATCAAATAAGAGCCGTGGCTTTGTATTTGTAAGCAAAAGCCCATGA
- the ggt gene encoding gamma-glutamyltransferase, protein MPGLRVAIAVSSFTLFIYSQVASATLTLPLRSKKGMVVSAHPLASEAGVTMLRKGGNAVDAAVATTFALSVVEPFSAGIGGGGFLLLHSEKTGEMKALDFRERAPLKATRNMYLDAQGKLRPNASINGYLAVGTPGTVAGLYEVHHRYGKLPWQEVIKPAIALAKDGFIVSNAATWRSLQANDTRKQVILNNPAAREIFTHNGEFYQPGERLVQRDLASTLAAIAQNPQSFYTGSIARAIAADMVKNGGLITLEDLKAYKPIWRTPICGNFRKAKICSMPPPSSGGVHLLQILNIIGDTDLKSLGWHHPDAIHLMVEAMKIAYADRSQYLGDPDFVKVPVQELLSPGYAKKRRQEINMQVARPSTEVKPVDQKTLQRFSQTNNQSLGKNIIPLSHQSLKLHATRHESLETTHLTVVDEERNAVSLTFTVNLIFGAGVVTPGTGIVLNNEMDDFASAPGVPNAFGLVGNDANSIAPRKTPLSSMTPTIVTENGHFRMAAGAPGGSTIITQVLQIILNVLEYNMDVGAAISVPRIHHQWLPDELRVESWGLDALTMEDLRHRGHKIKETTPWGNGNAIALTSDGTLEGAADPRGEGSPRGF, encoded by the coding sequence ATGCCTGGGTTGAGGGTAGCGATCGCAGTCTCTTCTTTTACCCTCTTTATTTATAGCCAAGTTGCATCAGCTACCTTAACTTTACCCCTACGCAGCAAAAAGGGAATGGTGGTTTCAGCCCATCCTTTAGCGAGTGAAGCAGGAGTTACAATGTTACGCAAAGGTGGTAATGCTGTTGATGCCGCTGTCGCTACAACTTTTGCACTCTCTGTAGTTGAGCCTTTTTCAGCAGGAATCGGTGGCGGCGGATTTTTGCTGCTGCACTCTGAAAAAACTGGTGAGATGAAAGCTTTAGATTTTCGGGAACGCGCACCCCTGAAAGCTACAAGAAATATGTATTTAGATGCACAAGGAAAGCTGCGTCCCAATGCAAGTATTAATGGTTATTTAGCAGTAGGGACACCAGGAACGGTGGCGGGACTTTATGAAGTGCATCATCGCTATGGTAAACTTCCTTGGCAAGAGGTAATTAAACCTGCGATCGCACTTGCTAAAGATGGCTTTATAGTTAGCAATGCAGCAACCTGGCGTTCTCTGCAAGCAAACGATACCCGCAAACAAGTAATTCTCAACAATCCAGCAGCGCGGGAAATTTTCACTCACAATGGTGAATTTTATCAACCAGGGGAGAGGCTAGTGCAGCGTGATTTGGCAAGTACTTTAGCCGCAATTGCCCAAAACCCCCAAAGTTTTTACACCGGAAGTATTGCGCGGGCGATCGCTGCTGATATGGTAAAAAATGGTGGTTTAATTACTCTAGAAGACCTGAAAGCCTACAAACCAATCTGGCGGACTCCCATTTGTGGGAATTTTCGGAAAGCGAAAATTTGCTCAATGCCACCACCTTCATCGGGAGGTGTTCATCTATTGCAGATTTTAAATATTATCGGTGATACTGATTTAAAATCTTTGGGCTGGCATCATCCCGACGCTATCCACTTAATGGTAGAAGCAATGAAGATTGCTTACGCCGATCGCTCACAATATTTAGGCGATCCTGATTTTGTGAAAGTTCCTGTACAAGAATTACTCAGTCCCGGTTACGCCAAAAAACGCCGTCAAGAAATTAATATGCAAGTGGCTAGACCCTCGACCGAGGTCAAGCCAGTAGATCAAAAGACGCTACAACGTTTTAGCCAAACTAATAATCAGAGTTTAGGAAAAAATATTATCCCCTTATCCCATCAATCTCTGAAACTACACGCGACGCGCCATGAATCTCTTGAAACCACTCATCTTACTGTTGTGGATGAAGAACGTAACGCTGTAAGTCTGACTTTCACAGTTAACCTAATTTTTGGTGCTGGCGTAGTAACACCGGGGACTGGAATTGTTCTTAATAACGAGATGGATGATTTTGCCTCTGCGCCAGGAGTACCTAATGCCTTTGGTTTAGTTGGTAACGATGCCAACAGCATTGCACCCCGCAAGACTCCCCTATCGAGTATGACTCCCACAATTGTTACAGAAAATGGTCATTTTCGCATGGCAGCAGGTGCGCCCGGTGGCAGCACTATTATCACCCAGGTTTTACAAATAATCCTGAATGTGCTGGAATACAACATGGATGTTGGCGCAGCTATTTCTGTTCCACGCATACATCATCAATGGCTTCCCGATGAGTTGCGTGTAGAATCCTGGGGTTTAGATGCTCTGACTATGGAAGACTTACGCCATCGGGGGCATAAAATTAAGGAAACTACACCTTGGGGTAATGGTAATGCGATCGCACTCACATCTGATGGAACTCTAGAAGGTGCGGCAGATCCTCGCGGTGAAGGTTCCCCCAGAGGTTTTTAA